From one Cupriavidus sp. P-10 genomic stretch:
- a CDS encoding LysR family transcriptional regulator, with protein sequence MELRDVDLNLLVVFDQLLRQGTVSGTARAMNLSQPAVSNALARLRTLLGDQLFVRSSKGMLPTPLAQELAEPVGQALESLQATLSRKMTFDPLRSERAFRIAMTDIGEVHFIPPLMGALGQRAPGVTVTTVRNTAVDLPAEMSQGRIDLAVGHLPELSTEFFQRRLFRQRYVCLFRPGHAMDKKKVSMRDFEAAEHVVVTAAGTGHARVDEILAKGGVQRSIRLRVPHFVALADIIATTDLVATVTWTFAERCAKYFGLRYVNHPFALPAIQINLFWHARYHRDPANQWLRNEFIELFSE encoded by the coding sequence ATGGAATTGAGGGACGTCGACCTGAACCTGCTCGTCGTGTTCGATCAGTTACTGCGGCAGGGAACCGTTTCCGGAACGGCCAGGGCCATGAACCTGAGCCAGCCGGCCGTCAGCAATGCGTTGGCGCGGCTGCGCACCCTGCTGGGTGACCAACTGTTTGTACGGAGCAGCAAGGGAATGCTGCCGACACCACTTGCACAGGAACTGGCCGAGCCGGTTGGCCAGGCGCTGGAGTCGCTGCAGGCAACGCTCAGTCGCAAGATGACATTCGATCCCTTGCGCAGCGAACGCGCATTCCGGATCGCCATGACCGATATCGGCGAGGTCCACTTCATTCCGCCGCTGATGGGTGCGCTTGGGCAACGTGCGCCAGGCGTGACGGTGACCACGGTGCGCAATACGGCGGTCGACCTGCCGGCCGAGATGAGCCAGGGGAGGATCGACCTCGCTGTCGGCCACCTGCCTGAACTCAGTACGGAATTCTTTCAGCGGCGCCTGTTTCGCCAGCGATACGTCTGCCTGTTCCGCCCCGGCCACGCGATGGACAAGAAGAAGGTCAGCATGCGGGACTTCGAAGCCGCGGAGCATGTCGTGGTCACGGCGGCAGGCACGGGCCATGCCCGGGTCGACGAGATCCTTGCCAAGGGCGGCGTACAGCGGAGCATCCGCTTGCGCGTCCCGCATTTCGTGGCACTGGCGGACATCATTGCCACCACGGACCTGGTCGCCACCGTAACCTGGACGTTTGCGGAACGATGTGCCAAGTACTTCGGGCTCAGGTATGTCAACCATCCGTTCGCGCTGCCGGCTATCCAGATCAATCTTTTCTGGCATGCCCGGTATCATCGCGATCCTGCGAATCAGTGGCTGCGCAACGAGTTCATCGAACTGTTTTCGGAATAG
- a CDS encoding aromatic-ring-hydroxylating dioxygenase subunit beta — translation MNFTDYYALLALYADYTSAVDNGEWDRWPEFFTEDCLYRVQPRENHERGLPLATLSLESKGMLKDRIYGIRETLFHDPYYQRHLVGTPLIREASADKIVAETNYAVLRTKPDQMTDVYNVGRYLDTIVRTPEGWRFASRICVFDSEMIPNSLIYPI, via the coding sequence ATGAACTTCACTGACTACTACGCACTGCTCGCCCTGTACGCCGACTACACCAGCGCCGTGGACAACGGCGAATGGGACCGCTGGCCGGAGTTCTTCACCGAGGACTGCCTCTATCGTGTCCAGCCGCGCGAGAACCATGAGCGCGGGCTGCCGCTCGCCACGCTGTCGCTCGAAAGCAAGGGGATGCTGAAGGACCGCATCTATGGCATCCGGGAGACGCTCTTCCACGATCCCTACTACCAGCGCCACCTTGTCGGAACGCCCCTGATCCGCGAGGCCAGCGCCGACAAGATCGTGGCTGAGACGAACTATGCCGTGCTGCGCACCAAGCCGGACCAGATGACCGATGTGTACAACGTTGGCCGCTACCTGGACACCATCGTGCGCACGCCCGAGGGCTGGCGCTTCGCGTCACGCATCTGCGTATTCGATAGCGAGATGATTCCCAACTCGCTGATCTACCCCATCTAG
- a CDS encoding non-heme iron oxygenase ferredoxin subunit: protein MTETWIEAALLSSVPQDDVIAVAVEGREIALYGVDGDVYATDNICTHGHARLCEGFLEGHEIECPLHQGRFDVRNGAAMCAPLTEGIRTYPVRIEGDRVYLDLG, encoded by the coding sequence ATGACTGAAACCTGGATCGAGGCAGCGCTGCTGTCCAGCGTCCCGCAGGACGATGTGATCGCCGTGGCCGTGGAGGGCAGGGAGATCGCCCTGTATGGGGTCGACGGCGACGTCTACGCGACCGACAACATCTGCACGCATGGCCACGCGCGCCTGTGCGAAGGCTTTCTTGAAGGACACGAGATCGAGTGCCCGCTCCATCAGGGCAGGTTCGACGTCCGTAACGGCGCAGCGATGTGCGCCCCGCTGACCGAAGGCATCCGTACCTATCCGGTCCGTATCGAAGGCGACAGGGTCTACCTCGACCTCGGCTGA
- a CDS encoding aromatic ring-hydroxylating dioxygenase subunit alpha, translating into MATASHEDRPVWADDSISRIPFRVYTDTQLYQRELERCFYRGHWNYVGLEAEIPNPGDFKRTTLGERSVILVRDQDGEINVIENVCAHRGMKFCRERSGNRKDFHCPYHQWNYDLKGNLQGVPLRRGVKQDGKVNGGMPADFKPQEHGLTQLKVATRGGVVFASFDHDVPSLEAYLGPDILGYFDRLFNGRKLKVLGYNKQRIPGNWKLMQENIKDPYHPGLLHTWFVTFGLWRADNKARLVMDAEFRHAAMVSTRGQGGKSDVTSGVSSFKDQMALHDDRILDIVHEPWWGEPTAVMMTVFPSVIFQQQVNSVSTRHIQPNGPDSFDFVWTHFGFEDDTGEMTRRRLRQANLFGPAGFVSADDGEAIECSQEGFSQKPWHRVIAELGGKTAENTEHMVTETLIRGMYAYWRKVMEV; encoded by the coding sequence ATGGCAACTGCCTCCCATGAAGATCGCCCAGTGTGGGCCGACGACAGCATCAGCCGCATCCCGTTCCGCGTCTATACGGACACGCAGCTTTACCAGCGCGAGCTCGAACGCTGCTTCTACCGCGGCCACTGGAACTATGTCGGCCTGGAGGCCGAAATCCCGAACCCCGGCGACTTCAAGCGCACCACGCTTGGCGAGCGTTCCGTGATCCTGGTGCGCGACCAGGACGGCGAGATCAACGTCATCGAGAACGTGTGCGCCCATCGCGGCATGAAGTTCTGCCGCGAGCGCAGCGGGAACCGGAAGGATTTCCACTGCCCCTACCACCAGTGGAACTATGACCTGAAGGGCAACCTGCAAGGGGTGCCACTGCGTCGCGGCGTCAAGCAGGACGGCAAGGTCAACGGTGGCATGCCCGCCGACTTCAAGCCGCAGGAGCACGGGCTCACGCAACTGAAGGTCGCGACACGTGGCGGGGTCGTGTTCGCTTCGTTCGACCACGACGTGCCCTCGCTCGAAGCCTACCTCGGGCCGGACATCCTCGGCTACTTCGACCGCCTGTTCAATGGCCGCAAGCTGAAGGTCCTTGGCTACAACAAGCAGCGCATTCCCGGCAACTGGAAGCTGATGCAGGAGAACATCAAGGACCCCTACCATCCCGGCCTGCTGCATACCTGGTTTGTCACGTTCGGGCTCTGGCGGGCGGACAACAAGGCCCGCCTGGTGATGGATGCCGAGTTCCGCCATGCCGCGATGGTGTCGACCCGCGGCCAGGGCGGCAAGAGCGACGTGACCTCCGGCGTGTCCAGCTTCAAGGACCAGATGGCCCTGCACGACGACCGCATTCTCGACATCGTCCACGAACCATGGTGGGGCGAGCCAACCGCGGTGATGATGACGGTGTTCCCGAGCGTGATCTTCCAGCAGCAGGTCAATTCGGTGTCCACGCGCCATATCCAGCCCAACGGCCCCGACTCCTTCGACTTCGTCTGGACGCACTTCGGCTTCGAGGACGATACCGGGGAAATGACGCGGCGCCGACTGCGCCAGGCCAACCTCTTCGGCCCCGCGGGCTTCGTGTCGGCCGACGACGGCGAAGCCATCGAATGCTCGCAGGAAGGCTTCTCCCAGAAGCCCTGGCATCGCGTGATCGCCGAACTGGGCGGGAAGACCGCGGAAAACACGGAGCACATGGTCACCGAGACCCTGATCCGCGGCATGTACGCCTATTGGCGCAAGGTGATGGAGGTCTGA